Proteins co-encoded in one Lysobacter solisilvae genomic window:
- the rplM gene encoding 50S ribosomal protein L13: MNTFTAKNETVQRDWYIVDAEGKTLGRLCTELARRLRGKHKPVYTPHVDTGDYLVVINAEKIVVTGKKLTDKMYYRFTGYIGNLKSETLGQALERHPERVIEIAVKGMLPKNTLGRAMYRKLKVYKGSEHPHAAQQPQPLDF; encoded by the coding sequence ATGAATACTTTTACCGCCAAGAACGAGACCGTCCAGCGCGACTGGTACATCGTTGACGCCGAAGGCAAGACCCTCGGCCGCCTGTGCACCGAACTCGCGCGCCGTCTGCGCGGCAAGCACAAGCCCGTCTACACCCCTCACGTCGACACCGGCGATTACCTGGTGGTGATCAATGCCGAGAAGATCGTGGTCACCGGCAAGAAGCTGACGGACAAGATGTACTACCGGTTCACCGGTTACATCGGCAACCTGAAGTCCGAAACCCTGGGCCAGGCGCTTGAGCGCCACCCCGAGCGCGTCATCGAGATCGCCGTGAAGGGCATGCTGCCCAAGAACACGCTGGGTCGCGCGATGTACCGCAAGCTCAAGGTCTACAAGGGCTCCGAACATCCGCACGCCGCGCAGCAGCCGCAGCCGCTCGACTTCTAA
- a CDS encoding fumarylacetoacetate hydrolase family protein, with protein sequence MKLGSLKEGGRDGTLIVVSRDLTRAVRATGIADTLQRALEDWSNVAPRLNALSESLNAGQAADAFDVDMAALAAPLPRAYEFVDGSAYLPHVERVRRARGAEVPESFYVDPLMYQAVSAGFYGPRDPVRVVSEDYGIDLEAEVVIVTDDVPMAVTPEAAAAHIQLVGLVNDVSLRNLIPNELAKGFGFLQSKPRSALSPVFVTPDELGEAWQDSKVHLPLVTHINGAWFGAPEAGVDMQFSFADLVAHAAKTRPLSAGTIVGSGTVANEDTSLGASCFAERRTVETLETGKPVTPFMSFGDTVRIEMRTREGQDIFGAIEQRIVREAAGA encoded by the coding sequence ATGAAGCTCGGTTCCCTGAAGGAAGGCGGCCGCGACGGCACCCTGATCGTGGTGTCGCGCGACCTGACCCGCGCGGTGCGGGCGACCGGCATCGCCGATACCCTGCAGCGCGCGCTGGAGGACTGGTCGAACGTCGCGCCCCGGCTCAACGCCCTGTCCGAATCGCTCAATGCCGGCCAGGCCGCCGATGCGTTCGACGTCGACATGGCCGCGCTCGCCGCGCCGCTGCCGCGCGCCTATGAGTTCGTCGACGGCAGCGCCTACCTGCCGCACGTCGAGCGAGTGCGCCGCGCCCGTGGCGCGGAAGTGCCCGAGAGCTTCTATGTCGATCCGCTGATGTACCAGGCGGTGAGCGCCGGCTTCTACGGCCCGCGCGACCCGGTGCGCGTGGTCAGCGAGGACTACGGCATCGACCTGGAGGCCGAAGTCGTCATCGTCACCGACGACGTGCCCATGGCCGTCACGCCCGAGGCCGCGGCCGCGCATATCCAGCTGGTCGGCCTGGTCAACGACGTGTCGCTGCGCAACCTGATCCCCAACGAGCTGGCCAAGGGCTTCGGCTTCCTGCAGTCCAAGCCGCGTTCGGCGCTCAGCCCGGTCTTCGTCACCCCCGACGAGCTGGGCGAGGCCTGGCAGGACAGCAAGGTGCACCTGCCGCTGGTGACGCACATCAACGGCGCCTGGTTCGGCGCGCCGGAGGCGGGCGTGGACATGCAGTTCAGCTTCGCCGACCTGGTCGCGCACGCGGCCAAGACCCGTCCGTTGTCGGCCGGCACGATCGTGGGATCGGGCACGGTGGCCAACGAGGACACCTCGCTCGGTGCTTCCTGCTTCGCCGAGCGCCGCACCGTGGAGACCCTGGAGACGGGCAAGCCGGTCACGCCCTTCATGTCCTTCGGCGACACCGTGCGCATCGAAATGCGGACCCGCGAGGGCCAGGACATCTTCGGCGCCATCGAGCAGCGCATCGTCCGCGAGGCCGCCGGCGCCTGA
- the rpsI gene encoding 30S ribosomal protein S9, translating into MALQQNYGTGRRKSSTARVFLRKGDGKITINQRPIDEFFGRETARMIVRQPLELTKSTDKFDVVVTVAGGGITGQAGAIRLGISRALVEYDESLKNELRKAGFMTRDAREVERKKVGLHKARRATQFSKR; encoded by the coding sequence ATGGCACTCCAGCAGAATTACGGCACCGGCCGTCGCAAGTCCTCCACCGCCCGCGTGTTCCTGCGCAAGGGCGATGGCAAGATCACCATCAACCAGCGTCCGATCGACGAGTTCTTCGGTCGCGAGACCGCGCGCATGATCGTGCGCCAGCCGCTCGAGCTGACCAAGTCGACCGACAAGTTCGACGTCGTCGTCACCGTCGCCGGCGGCGGCATCACCGGCCAGGCCGGTGCGATCCGCCTGGGCATCTCGCGCGCGCTGGTCGAGTATGATGAAAGCCTGAAGAACGAGCTTCGCAAGGCCGGCTTCATGACCCGCGACGCCCGCGAAGTCGAGCGCAAGAAGGTCGGTCTGCACAAGGCACGTCGTGCCACCCAGTTCTCGAAGCGCTAA
- a CDS encoding (Fe-S)-binding protein: MSPPVALAAPAGSTGPRDGGRPDALLALADRCVQCGLCLPSCPTYGRSALESESPRGRIALARAWALETIPPSPAGETHLDQCLGCRRCEAVCPAGVEYGHLLVLARQRQRDRRPPGWLERVVLALAARPAWLRRLLRTYQRLYGVLPARLHLLARPPPAPGSPAADRAPASNQHPTPAGGERVALFSGCVADVYEAPLRRAVTRLCAALDVAVVSVPRQACCGSLHAHAGDVPASQALQATNRAAFDGVATVLSLATGCHEAVAQALATPGTPRVHDASAWIAARADRLDFQPTPLRVALHLPCTQRNVVGSVDDLRRLLRNVPQLEVVELDAGLGCCGAAGLQMLRDPATAAEYRAPLLDQFARSGAQLLLSANIGCRLHLAGGGAAPVLHPLEFLASALAAGASH, encoded by the coding sequence ATGTCGCCCCCGGTCGCCCTCGCCGCCCCTGCCGGCTCCACCGGACCGCGCGACGGGGGCCGTCCGGACGCCCTGCTGGCTCTGGCGGACCGCTGCGTGCAGTGCGGATTATGCCTGCCCAGCTGCCCTACCTACGGCCGCAGCGCCCTGGAATCGGAGTCCCCGCGGGGCCGGATCGCCTTGGCCCGGGCCTGGGCGCTGGAGACCATCCCCCCCTCGCCCGCCGGCGAAACCCACCTGGACCAGTGCCTGGGCTGCCGCCGCTGTGAGGCCGTCTGCCCGGCCGGGGTCGAATACGGGCACCTGCTGGTCCTGGCGCGCCAGCGCCAGCGGGACCGGCGGCCGCCGGGGTGGCTCGAGCGCGTCGTCCTGGCCCTGGCTGCCCGGCCGGCGTGGCTGCGCCGCCTGCTCCGGACCTACCAGCGGCTGTACGGCGTGCTCCCGGCCCGGCTGCACCTGTTGGCCCGGCCGCCCCCGGCTCCCGGTTCGCCGGCTGCGGACCGCGCCCCGGCCTCGAACCAGCACCCGACGCCGGCTGGCGGCGAGCGCGTCGCCCTGTTCAGCGGCTGCGTCGCCGACGTCTACGAAGCGCCCCTGCGGCGCGCGGTCACTCGGCTGTGCGCGGCGCTGGACGTCGCCGTGGTCAGCGTGCCCCGCCAGGCCTGCTGCGGCAGCCTGCACGCGCATGCCGGCGACGTGCCCGCGTCGCAGGCACTGCAGGCAACGAACCGGGCGGCCTTCGACGGCGTGGCCACGGTCCTCAGCCTGGCGACGGGCTGCCACGAGGCGGTCGCCCAGGCGCTGGCGACGCCGGGGACGCCGCGCGTGCATGACGCCAGCGCCTGGATTGCCGCCCGCGCGGACCGCCTGGACTTCCAGCCGACCCCGCTGCGCGTGGCGCTGCACCTGCCCTGCACGCAGCGCAACGTGGTGGGTTCGGTCGACGACCTGCGCCGGCTGCTGCGGAACGTGCCGCAGCTGGAAGTGGTCGAACTCGACGCCGGCCTGGGCTGCTGCGGCGCCGCCGGCCTGCAGATGCTGCGCGACCCGGCCACCGCCGCGGAGTACCGGGCGCCGCTACTGGACCAGTTCGCGCGCAGCGGCGCGCAGTTGCTGCTCAGCGCGAACATCGGCTGCCGCCTGCACTTGGCCGGGGGAGGCGCTGCGCCCGTGCTGCATCCGCTGGAATTCCTGGCCTCGGCGCTGGCCGCCGGCGCGTCGCACTGA